The genome window AACCTTCTCAAGCAAGGCAGAGTATCTACACTCTACAATCTAACTGTAGCTCCTGAAAATGCACCCTAAAGTTATACATGAAATTATTTTAGTGTTAATTAATAAAAATTAATTTAATATATTTATCAATAGCTAGAAAGGCCACCTTTTCTAACATTGATATAAATAACTCTTTCTCTTCTTTCTCAAACGAACTCAACAATTCTTCTACATATCCATTTGTTATTCTTAATATTTCATCATAACATTCTAAAGATTTCTCTGTAGGGTATAAATGCCATGTTCTTTTTTCCTTTACACTTGGCTTTCTAGTGATGAATCCTTCTTTTTCTAAATTTGCCAAAGCTCTTGTTATATTGCTAGGATTCACAAGGATTTTTTTAAATATAGTATCTTGTGTAATACATAGTAATATGAGTAAACTTATAAATGACTCTGATGAACTTATTATAATAAATTTACTACACAATAGATAGCATAAAACACTCCTAATTTCTATATGTTGCAATTCATTTCTTTTCTTTATGAGCTGTAATGATTGTGTAGCTATAAACATTTACTGTTATAATACAATTATCTACACTTATATACCAGTTCTTTCCCTTTCTATTAATAACAGCACTTTAAGATTCTATTTTAGTTTTACACCAGTTCACTACATCATTTGTCTCCAAAGAAAGGTTTTTCTTAATTCTTACAACACCTAATTCTGTTGTATGTAATTTATCCAGATTTCTAAGTAATTCATTTTCTGGATTCATTCGTATCAGAACACCTCACCCTTTATAAGATTTAATATTTCAACTCTTATAGAAACATACTTGTAACATTCCTTATTTCCAAAGCTTTATAGACTTATCTGTTAACTGCGCTTACAACTTATTAGCTTTTTATTTAAGTTTACTATAATCTTCATCAGATACAGGCTCCAACCATTCATTGAAGGCACCCTCAGCAGGCACCTCTACAGCTAGATGCTGAAACCAACTATCATGTGCAGCTCCATGCCAGTGTTTTACATCTGGTGGTATATTTACTACATCACCTGCATGTAATTCCTGAGCTGGCTTTCCAAATTCTTGATAATATCCTCTACCTCCAGTCACAAGTAAAATTTGCCCTCCCTTATGGTGTATATGCCATGAATTTATTGTAGAAGGTGCAAATGTTACATTTCCAATTGATACTCCATTCGTGCTAAGCATATTTAAATAACATTCTCCTGTAAAATACTGTGCAAATGCCTTATTTTCCTCACCAATAGGAAAAACTGCTCCTACACCTAAATCTTCTTTTCTACTCATTTCTAATTCCCCCTATGCCTTAATCTAACTTTTTTACACTTCAAGTATACAACTTGAAGTTAACTCTAAGGCAATAGATTTTACTATAATAATTTAATTTTTAATTTAGATTTATTTTTTAATCTATTCCTTTAAATCCTCATCCTCTATTATAGATTTTCTTATATTCAATAATTGGTCTACAAATTGATTAGCAGGAGAATTTAAAATATTCTTAGGAGTATCATACTGTTGAATAATCCCATGATTTAATACCAAAGTTTTTGTACCTAAAATCAAAGCTTCATAAATATCATGTGTAATAAATATAATTGTAACTCCTGTTTTTTTATGAATTTCTTTTATCTCTTTTTGTAATTGCTTTCGTGTAATCTCATCGACTGCACCAAAAGGTTCATCCATCAGTAAAATTTCTGGTGAAGAAGCTAAAGCTCTTGCAATACCTACACGTTGTTGTTGCCCACCCGATAATTCTGATGGATAGCGGACTTTCATATCATTCGGTAATCCCACTATCTCCATCCACTTGTCTACAGCATTTTTTACTTCTGATTTATTTTTTTTATTGAAAAGATTTGGTACATATGAAATGTTTTCTTCAACAGTCATATGAGGAAAAAGAACACTTCCCTGCACACAATATCCTATTTTTCTTCTTAACTTAATTAAGTCCTCATTTTTAATATCTGTTTGATTTATCAAGATATTGCCACCATCTGGCAAAATTAAACCATTAATCATTTTTAAAAGTGTTGTTTTACCAGAACCAGATGAACCAATAACAGTTAAAAATTCTCCTTTTTCTATATCTAAATTAAGATTATTTATGATAGTTTTATCATCATATTGTTTTTTAATATTTTTAAATTGTATAATAGGTGTCATTATATTTCCTCCAATTACAAAAGACCTTTTTTACTCAAAAACTCATGTGCAACTTCTCTAGGCTCTAAATTGTTGTTTTCTACATCATAATTCATTTTAGCCATTTCCTTGTCAGTCAAAGTATTTTCAACCATTTTAAATACTTTTGATAACTCTGGATGTTCCTCTAATACTTCTGAACGAACAACATTTCCACATTGATAAGATGGATAGAAGTTTTTATCATCCTTTAAAACTACAACGTCTGAAACACTATACTGACCATCAGTTGTAAATATAGGCATTACATCAATTTTACCCTCATTGATAGCTTGATATTTTAATCCAATATCTAAGTCAACTGTGTTTTTAAAGTTTAATCCATATGTATTACACAATGGAGTATATCCATCCTCTCTCTCATAAAAATCATATTCTGCTCCAAATGTTAATTTAGAAGATACATCCTTTAAATCCGAGATATTTTTTAAGTTATATTTTTCTGCAACTTCTTTTCTGACTGCCAACGCATAGCTATTAGAAAAACCATACATACCAGTCCATTGCATTTTAAGTTTATTTTTATATTCTGATTGTAGTTTGCTAAACATATCTTCAGTATATAATTCATTTTTCTTAAGTACCATATTCCAACCTGTCCCTGTATACTCTGGATAAATATCAAATTCTCCATTTTCCATAGCTGGCTGAATATTAGATGTTCCTCCGCCTACACCTTGTGTAATTTCCACTTTTAAACTTGTATTCTTTTCAATTAAAATATCCAACATCTCACCAAGAATATATTGTTCAGTCATAGGTTTTGTAGCAATATGAATAGTTTGAGTCTTCGAAGAATTAAAGAAATATGATGTAAAGATAGCTAATATGAGAATAAAACTACCTAGAATGTAAAAAACTTTTTTTCTATTTTTCTTTTTTCTTTTTATTTGAAAAAATCTCTCTACTAATCCTAAAATAAAATCAAATACTAAAGCTAATAAAGCGATAAGTATACTTCCAGTAATTGTCATTACTGTATTATTTGTCGTGATTCCTCTATATATGGCTACACCTAATCCTCCAGCACCTATAAACGAGGCAATACCAGCTAAGGCAATTGTCATAATAACCATATTTCTAATACCAGACATAATAACTGGCAAAGCTAGTGGAAGCTTTATTTTATATAGTATCTGAAAATCTGTACTTCCCATCCCTCTAGCCGCTTCAAGAATATTTTTATCTACATTAGTAATTCCAGTATATGTATTTCTAACCATAGGTAATAGTGCATAGATAGTAAGAGCAATAACAGCAGTAGTATTTCCAATTCCAGAAAATGGTATTAAAAATCCTAACATAGAAATCGACGGAATGGTATATAGAAAATTAATAGTTCCTAATATGGGTTTAGATGAACTATGAAATTCACTTACAATGATACCAATTATACCACCTAAAACTATTGCGATTATTATAGAAATAATAGAAATAGTCAAATGCTCTATAGATAATTTTATGAAAAAATCACTTCTCTCAGATAATAATGTCAAAATATCGTTTATCATTTATCTCACTCCTTTTTATGAGTTTTACTTAACAAGATTTAAATTTTAATTTAGTAATAGTACTCATTTTAATACATCAACAAATTATTCCATAAATTACATGTTAAAGTTATAATATTAAACTTGCAAGTAGGCACAAAAAAGTAACTATTAGAGAATATTTTCTTATATATTATCTATAAAAATAAGAAAAAATGCCAGAATCGTTAAAATTTTGATATTTAAACGAATTTCTGACACTATATTTATTTAAATTTGAATATTTCTCATATTATTTAATATTGTTAAGTTTAAGTATCATTTTACATACCCATTATATTTATTAATATATCATTTATTTATTATATTTTATTCATTATACTATATACTTTGCTGTTAATGATACTTTATTATTACATAATTGTTTTGGAGTACCTTCAAAGATTACTTTTCCGCCTTTTGTTCCTCCTTCAGGTCCCATATCAATAATCCAATCAGCTCTTTTAATTACATCTATATTGTGTTCAATTATTATAACAGTATTTCCATTATCTACAATTTCTTCAATTATATCTATAAAATTCTCAATATCAGCCATATGAAGACCTGTTGTAGGCTCATCCAATATATACACTGAACTTTCCTTATTCAATTCACTAGCAAGCTTTAATCTTTGACATTCTCCTCCAGATAAGGTATCAAGAGTTTGCCCTAAAGTAAGGTATCCTATTCCCATTTTTTCAATACATTGTAATTTTGTTTTAATTTGCTTTAGACTAAAAAATTCAATCGCATCTGATACAGACATTTCAAGAACTTCTATTATATTCTTCCCTTGAAACTTATATTCTAAAACTTCTTTTTTAAATTTTTTACCTTCACAAATATTACAAACGCTCTTTATACTATCCATAAAGGCAAGATTCATCTCTACTATTCCAGACCCTTTACAATTATCACAAGCTCCTTCTGAATTTGAGCTAAATAAAGAAGAATTCACTCCATTTGTTTTTGAAAATATACTTCTTATATTGTTCATAATGCCACTGTATGTTGCTAAACTTGACCTTGAATTTGCTGACACAGGGCTTTGGTCTATAAGCACAGCATTAGGATTTTGATTTAAGAATTCATCCTTAATTAAGGTACTTTTACCTGCTCCTGCTACTCCAGTAATTAAAGTCAGTACACCTTTAGGTATATTAATAGATACATTTTTTAAATTGTTTTTATTGCAATTTTTAATTTCTAAATATCCTCTATGTTCTCTTACATTTTCTTTAATAGGAAGAAATTTATTTAAAGCATTTCCTGTTACTGTCCCACTTGTAAGTAAATTTTCATAACTTCCTTCATACACAACTTCTCCACCATACTTACCAGCTTTTGGACCTACATCTACAATATGGTCTGCAATCTTAATGACATCTGGGTCATGTTCAACAACTATAATTGTATTTCCTTTATCACGTAATTGTTTTAAAAGTTTATTTAATTTATATACATCTTTAGGATGAAGACCTACACTTGGTTCATCAAATATATACATTAAATCTACAAGATTACTATTCAGATATTTAACCATCTTTATACGCTGAGATTCACCCCCTGATAGAGAAGATGTCTCTCTATCTAAGCTTAAATACCCAAGACCTATATCTATTATACTATTTAATTTTTCTATTATTCCCTTAAGTATAGGTTGGGCTTCTGGTTCATCTATATTTTTAATAATTTCAACTAATTCATCAATTTGCATACTAGTTAAATCTGCTATGTTATAGCCATTAATTAAAGACTTGTACACCCTTTCATGAAGTCTCCTTCCATTACAAACAGGGCATTTGTCTTCTATAAGAAGTTTACTCATTTTTTTCTTCGTAGCTTCAGAGATTTCTACTTGTTTACTTAAATATAGACGATTAAACTTAATTAACAATCCTTCATATGTCATATTAGTTTGACCAGCATTTTCTCCTTTAATCTTTTCTGCTTCACCATATAAGAATTTTTCTAACTCTTTTTCTGAATAATCACAGATTTTTTTATCAAGTTCAAAGTATCTTGATTCAGCAAATATATTCCAGTGCCAAGAACCCACTCCAAACCCTGAAAGCAATATAGCTCCCTCATTTAGAGATTTATTCATATCAAGAATATTATTCATATTAGGCATTAGCTTTTTTCCAAGTCCATGGCAGTCTGGACACATACCATCGACATTGTTAAAAGAAAACATGTTAGCATTACCTATACGTTCACTTCCAAATCTTGAATATAAGGTTCTTAAAAATGAGTTTACATCTGTAATAGTCCCTAGAGTTGACCTTGAATTGCCACCAAGTCTACTTTGGTCTACAATAATTGGAGTTGATAGATTCTCTATACAATCAGCTTTAACTTCTCCATACTTAGGTAAAAAACTTCTTATAAAAGTACTAAATCTTTCATTTAACTGGCGTTGGGATTCTTTTGCAATTGTCTCGAATACAATAGATGATTTTCCGGAACCTGATACACCTGTGAATATAGTTATTTTTCTTTTAGGTATTTTTAAAGATACATTTTTTAAATTGTTCTCTTTGCATCCTTTTAAAATTATAAATTCATTATTCATATTTTCCCTCCTACATTGTTTCTATTTAGATTTCTTGAAGTAAATAATAGTAGTGATTATGCCTAAATAAAATACTATTTTATTAGATTACCCATTATTTTTCATAAACACAGGTCAAATTATAGCATGTAGGTTTTATCTGGTAGTATAATGTAGGGTTTAATTTTTATAGAAAATATAAAAAAGTATCTCATCTATGATTTTAAAATCATAAATAAGATACGATATTTCTTAAAAAATTATATATTACTTTTAATAAATAAAAAAAAATGAGTATTTTAAATAAGATTAGATACTTTTGAAATAATTATTATTACCCATTATTACTAGAATCAAATCCGCCAATAAAAATTATAAATTCGTTAGATTGTAAATTATTTAATAAAAAATATTCCTAGTTATAATTTTATTTTTATAACTAGGAATATTTTTTACTTATCAATACTAATTGTTCTGCTACAAATATTTGCAACAATATCATCATGAGTTACAATTACGATTGTTTTGCCTCTATCATTCAATAACTTTAATGTTGACAATATTTTTTCTCTTGCTTTAGAATCTAATGAACCAGTAGGTTCATCTGCTAATATGAGTTCACTAGGTTTTAAAAGAATCCTTGCTAAAGCAATTCTTTGTTGTTCTCCACCAGATAAAGAATATATTTTTTTATTTAATGAAATTTCTAAATCCAAGTCTTTCAAAACCCTTAACTTTAGCAATTCCTTATCTTTTTTGTTCATTTTAGAGTAATATAATGCTACATCTAGATTTTTACCAATAGTATAATTATCAATAAGAGCAAAGTTTTGAAATAGATACGATATTTTATTTCTTAATAATATTTCCTTATTTCTTCTTGACAAATTAGTAACATCTTTTCCAAATAGCTCAATATTTCCACTATCAACTTTATCTAACAATCCAATTATATTCAAAATTGTACTCTTTCCAGTGCCACTTTTCCCAGTTATAGCAAGCATTTCTCCCTTTTTAATTTCTAAATTTATATTATTAAAAACTTCCTTATCTTTATAAAATTTTGTTATATTCGTAAGCTTACATATATTATTCATAAAGTTTATTCTCCTTTTAATATATTTATCTTATTCTTTCTTTTTAATATGGAAATAGATAAAAATGTAAATAAAAATTCAATAATAAAAAATGCTATATATATTAACATTACATTGGACTTTATTGATTTTGATAACAAGTACTCTATGGCTAGTTGAATAATCCATGTTGATGCTAATATTAGTAAAATATTTCCATATATTTTTAAAAATCCAGCACCATGAATACTTTTTACAATAATCTTTTTCTTAAGTATTTGAAATATTATCAAAGAATTTTGAAATATTATTATAGCAAAGACTATAATTATTACTATAATCTGAGTAAGTATATTTTTAATATTATATTTTAAAGTATGTATATAATTTAATATTAATTCATTACTGTTTATCAATGTAGTATAGTTATCACTTAGACTCCATTTATTTAGATATGGCAATAATGATTTATATGTTTTTTCTGCATCATTATCTTTTAATTTTATTTTAAGGGGATCTGTATTTCCTCCTCCCCAAATACCATACTTCTCATTAGGATAAGAATTTTTTTCGGTCATTACTTCTATAATTTCATTCTTTAATATATTATTATTCTGCTTTTTTACATCTGGATTAAATGAGAAAATATTTTGGTCATTTTTAGTCCAAATAATTTTAATTTTTTGAGAAAGAATGCTGTCATACTTTTTCCCTGTAAAATTATCTATTTCAAAATCGTATATAGATTTTCTACTATCAATTATATATTTCATAATTTTTTCTTTTTCATATTTATACTTTTCAGGAATTAATACAATCCAATTAGTATCATTTTCATCAACATTTATTTTTTCATTACTAATATTGTAAATCGGAAATTTTTCTAGATAATTTGGATTAACTACTAAAGTAAAATATCCATCAAAATACTTATCTTTTTCCCTATCATCTTCATAAAGATTAGATTTTATATATATAGACCCTTTTTTATTTAACAAATTATACAGTTTTTCCGTTGCATTAATCTCTGTTTCTGATTTCTCTAATCCATCATTTCCAACTAAAACTGGATAAATTGCACCATAATCTTTTACCTTATTCCAATTTTTTAGATTTTCTAGTTTATAGTTCAAAGTATCTATATTACTTATCAAAGAGATACAATTTGTAACCAATATAAAAACTACCACTATTTTAAAAGTATAATTGAATATTACTATAATAATATCAGAATTTTTATTTTTCAGATTCATATTGATATTACACCCGCTCATATACATATAAAAAACAAGTGATATTATACTGAAAAGTATAAAATAAAGTATTTGTTTAAATAATACAATAGATATAAAATCTCTAGGAAGACCAAAAAACAGAGATATTAATACTGAAAATAATATAAATAAAAAACAGGACACATTAATGTATTTTTGAAATAAATCATTCCAAATAGATTTATCCTTTATTCCATGAAGCTTATATATTGATATTTGTTTAGAATTATTAAATATTATAAAAATAATTAATAAAATACTAACTATTGCTGATATAAAAGTACACAATTGAAATAAAAAATTTGCTTTTTTATTCTGAATTTCATCAGTTTCTTCCGCTATTAAATCGCTTCGTTTTAAGTTAGTATTTAAGTTTTTATTTATTTCAGTAGATAAATTAGATAAAAAATCAGACATACTTATTCCATCACTAAGTTCTACTGAATATGTACCTGCAACAGGAAAATTTTCATACAGTTTATTAAAATCATATATTGATATTTTGTCATTATTTCCAAAGTCCTTTATCAATCCAATTTGATTTTTAGATTTTGTATTCTCTGTACCATAAAATTTATTACCTTCTAAATTACTTCTTTTAGAAAAGTTATCAATATCTATAGACTTAAAAAAGTCAGTTGATTTATTGTTTATTAATATATACTTTACATATTCAAATTCTCCATTTTTATTTGCTTTAGTACATGTTCTGTATATATTTACATTCATATTATTTGATACTTTTTTTATTATTTGATACATTTCTTTTCCAGAGGATAATACACCATCATTAGGGATACTAAAAGGACTAGCTATAGTTGATTCTAAATTATTTAACTCATTTGCTTTTTCTGAATCGTATTGACTAAAATTAACAGCATATAAAAATACAGAAAATATAAAAAGAAATAATACTAAAATTTTCTTCATAATATCACCTTTCTTTGTACAATAGATATTGCTTTATTTACATAAAAAGAGGCACTTAATTAGCCTCTTTTTATGTAAATGATTTATATTTACTAACGATTACTCCAGTATGCTTTTGCCTTTTCATATACCTTTCCAACAGCTCTTGCATGTGACGTTAATTTAGCTGGAACTTCATCATAATCTTTTGCACTTCCAACACGTGCAGTTGATGAATGTCTTTTGCTTTTTTGATAAAAATTAGATTTACACTCTTTCAAATATGACCCTGTTCCATTATTACGTATAGTTGTAGATGAATATTCCCATACGCCTCCACCTACATTTTCCTTCCCACTTGAATCTCTAGTTTGATTATCAGCAAATACATGAACACCACCTTCAGTTTCATTACTCTCAGCAAATACCACTCCAGTTATACCTAGGCATATTACTGCTGTACAAGTTAAAGACATTAGTTTTTTCATCATTCGAAAATCCCCCTTTATTTATTTTTTCATAAATATATAACGAACAACTATGCCTTTTTTGGACAATTTAACTAAATAATTATATATAAATAGAATATTAAAATTTTTTTAAATTATATAAATATATGAAGAGGATTCATTATAATTATATACACATTAATAAAAAATACATTATATTATTATATTCAATAAGAAATCTTTAAAAGAACTATTTATAAAGTAGACTAAAATAAAAAAGCCTTCTAACTGTAACATTGCAAATATTACAGCCAGAAAGCTTCTTAATTCTTAAAATTTATTAAGCTTAAAAATTTATTGAGCTTATTTTTTAATACAAATATGTCTATTGTTGATAAACTATACTTTAATTACTATATCAATATGACATTACTACATCAATATGGCTATTCCCATACTCTACATTTCCTTTAAAATCTCAAGCAACTCTTCTTCACTATACATATACTTCTTATTACAGAACTGACAACCAACTTCTGCTTTTTTATCTTCTTCTATTATTTCAGCTAATGACTTTTTACCGATTGCAACCAACGCAGTTTTTACTCTTTCTTTTGAACATTCGCACATAAAACCAACTTCACAAGTATCAAGTATTTTAGGCTCCAAACCATCTAAAACAATATTTAATATATCTTCTGGTGATTTTCCTTCCTTTAGCATATTAGTTATTGAAGGTAAGTTTGCTACATTTTCTTCTAACTTCGCTATAGTCTCTTCTTCTGCATCTGGCATCAATTGCACTATAAATCCTCCAGCAAACTCTACTTCATCTTCTTTTGTAAGCACACCTAAAGCTACTACTGATGGAGTTTGCTCTGATACAGCAAAATAATAAGTAAAGTCTTCTGCAATTTCTCCACTTACCAATGGATAAGTCCCGTTATATGGTTCTCTAAGACCTAAGTCTTTGATAACTTTTACAACACCTTCTGTACCTACCGCTGCTGCTACA of Clostridioides sp. ES-S-0054-01 contains these proteins:
- a CDS encoding cupin domain-containing protein, whose amino-acid sequence is MSRKEDLGVGAVFPIGEENKAFAQYFTGECYLNMLSTNGVSIGNVTFAPSTINSWHIHHKGGQILLVTGGRGYYQEFGKPAQELHAGDVVNIPPDVKHWHGAAHDSWFQHLAVEVPAEGAFNEWLEPVSDEDYSKLK
- a CDS encoding ABC transporter ATP-binding protein, producing the protein MTPIIQFKNIKKQYDDKTIINNLNLDIEKGEFLTVIGSSGSGKTTLLKMINGLILPDGGNILINQTDIKNEDLIKLRRKIGYCVQGSVLFPHMTVEENISYVPNLFNKKNKSEVKNAVDKWMEIVGLPNDMKVRYPSELSGGQQQRVGIARALASSPEILLMDEPFGAVDEITRKQLQKEIKEIHKKTGVTIIFITHDIYEALILGTKTLVLNHGIIQQYDTPKNILNSPANQFVDQLLNIRKSIIEDEDLKE
- a CDS encoding ABC transporter permease subunit, with translation MINDILTLLSERSDFFIKLSIEHLTISIISIIIAIVLGGIIGIIVSEFHSSSKPILGTINFLYTIPSISMLGFLIPFSGIGNTTAVIALTIYALLPMVRNTYTGITNVDKNILEAARGMGSTDFQILYKIKLPLALPVIMSGIRNMVIMTIALAGIASFIGAGGLGVAIYRGITTNNTVMTITGSILIALLALVFDFILGLVERFFQIKRKKKNRKKVFYILGSFILILAIFTSYFFNSSKTQTIHIATKPMTEQYILGEMLDILIEKNTSLKVEITQGVGGGTSNIQPAMENGEFDIYPEYTGTGWNMVLKKNELYTEDMFSKLQSEYKNKLKMQWTGMYGFSNSYALAVRKEVAEKYNLKNISDLKDVSSKLTFGAEYDFYEREDGYTPLCNTYGLNFKNTVDLDIGLKYQAINEGKIDVMPIFTTDGQYSVSDVVVLKDDKNFYPSYQCGNVVRSEVLEEHPELSKVFKMVENTLTDKEMAKMNYDVENNNLEPREVAHEFLSKKGLL
- a CDS encoding excinuclease ABC subunit UvrA codes for the protein MNNEFIILKGCKENNLKNVSLKIPKRKITIFTGVSGSGKSSIVFETIAKESQRQLNERFSTFIRSFLPKYGEVKADCIENLSTPIIVDQSRLGGNSRSTLGTITDVNSFLRTLYSRFGSERIGNANMFSFNNVDGMCPDCHGLGKKLMPNMNNILDMNKSLNEGAILLSGFGVGSWHWNIFAESRYFELDKKICDYSEKELEKFLYGEAEKIKGENAGQTNMTYEGLLIKFNRLYLSKQVEISEATKKKMSKLLIEDKCPVCNGRRLHERVYKSLINGYNIADLTSMQIDELVEIIKNIDEPEAQPILKGIIEKLNSIIDIGLGYLSLDRETSSLSGGESQRIKMVKYLNSNLVDLMYIFDEPSVGLHPKDVYKLNKLLKQLRDKGNTIIVVEHDPDVIKIADHIVDVGPKAGKYGGEVVYEGSYENLLTSGTVTGNALNKFLPIKENVREHRGYLEIKNCNKNNLKNVSINIPKGVLTLITGVAGAGKSTLIKDEFLNQNPNAVLIDQSPVSANSRSSLATYSGIMNNIRSIFSKTNGVNSSLFSSNSEGACDNCKGSGIVEMNLAFMDSIKSVCNICEGKKFKKEVLEYKFQGKNIIEVLEMSVSDAIEFFSLKQIKTKLQCIEKMGIGYLTLGQTLDTLSGGECQRLKLASELNKESSVYILDEPTTGLHMADIENFIDIIEEIVDNGNTVIIIEHNIDVIKRADWIIDMGPEGGTKGGKVIFEGTPKQLCNNKVSLTAKYIV
- a CDS encoding putative bacteriocin export ABC transporter, coding for MNNICKLTNITKFYKDKEVFNNINLEIKKGEMLAITGKSGTGKSTILNIIGLLDKVDSGNIELFGKDVTNLSRRNKEILLRNKISYLFQNFALIDNYTIGKNLDVALYYSKMNKKDKELLKLRVLKDLDLEISLNKKIYSLSGGEQQRIALARILLKPSELILADEPTGSLDSKAREKILSTLKLLNDRGKTIVIVTHDDIVANICSRTISIDK
- a CDS encoding DUF1430 domain-containing protein, which encodes MKKILVLFLFIFSVFLYAVNFSQYDSEKANELNNLESTIASPFSIPNDGVLSSGKEMYQIIKKVSNNMNVNIYRTCTKANKNGEFEYVKYILINNKSTDFFKSIDIDNFSKRSNLEGNKFYGTENTKSKNQIGLIKDFGNNDKISIYDFNKLYENFPVAGTYSVELSDGISMSDFLSNLSTEINKNLNTNLKRSDLIAEETDEIQNKKANFLFQLCTFISAIVSILLIIFIIFNNSKQISIYKLHGIKDKSIWNDLFQKYINVSCFLFILFSVLISLFFGLPRDFISIVLFKQILYFILFSIISLVFYMYMSGCNINMNLKNKNSDIIIVIFNYTFKIVVVFILVTNCISLISNIDTLNYKLENLKNWNKVKDYGAIYPVLVGNDGLEKSETEINATEKLYNLLNKKGSIYIKSNLYEDDREKDKYFDGYFTLVVNPNYLEKFPIYNISNEKINVDENDTNWIVLIPEKYKYEKEKIMKYIIDSRKSIYDFEIDNFTGKKYDSILSQKIKIIWTKNDQNIFSFNPDVKKQNNNILKNEIIEVMTEKNSYPNEKYGIWGGGNTDPLKIKLKDNDAEKTYKSLLPYLNKWSLSDNYTTLINSNELILNYIHTLKYNIKNILTQIIVIIIVFAIIIFQNSLIIFQILKKKIIVKSIHGAGFLKIYGNILLILASTWIIQLAIEYLLSKSIKSNVMLIYIAFFIIEFLFTFLSISILKRKNKINILKGE
- the hslO gene encoding Hsp33 family molecular chaperone HslO; the protein is MRDYVLRATSGNGQVRAFVATTRNTVEEARRLHETTKVATAALGRTLTATSIMGLMMKNDSDKLTVIIKGGGPIGTIIATADSKGIVKGYVGNPQVEVEDYPNGKLNVAAAVGTEGVVKVIKDLGLREPYNGTYPLVSGEIAEDFTYYFAVSEQTPSVVALGVLTKEDEVEFAGGFIVQLMPDAEEETIAKLEENVANLPSITNMLKEGKSPEDILNIVLDGLEPKILDTCEVGFMCECSKERVKTALVAIGKKSLAEIIEEDKKAEVGCQFCNKKYMYSEEELLEILKEM